Within Massilia litorea, the genomic segment GATGTTCTCGTAGCAGGTCAGCCAGGGCAGCAGCGAGTGGTTCTGGAACACCACCGCCCGCTCCGGCGAGGGTCCGGCGATTTCGCGATTCGCGCACAGCAGCACGCCCGCCGTCGGCTTCAGCAGGCCGGCGATCAGGTTGAGCAGGGTCGACTTGCCGCAGCCGGAATGGCCGATCAGGGTGATGAACTCGCCCTTGCGCACCGTCAGGTCGATGCCGCGCAGTGCCTGGAACACGCCCTTCTTCGTGGCGAACGCCATTTCCACGTTGGTGATGTCGATGAATTTTGGATGGTCCATGGTCGGCCTCTTTCAGTTGGCTGTTTGTTCGTGGGTGAGCGCACGGGCCAGCGCCATCAGCGCCTGTTCCAGCAGCAGGCCGACCACCCCGATGATGACGATGGCAATGATGATGTGCGCGACGTTCAGGTTGTTCCACTCGTCCCAGACCCAGAAGCCGATGCCCACGCCGCCGGTCAGCATTTCCGCGGCGACGATCACCAGCCAGGCGGTGCCGATCGCCAGGCGCACGCCGGTCAATATGTAGGGCAATGCGGACGGCAGCACGATCTTCGTCACGACCTTCCATTCGGACAGGTTCAGCACGCGCGCGACGTTCATGTAGTCCTGCGGCACGCGCTGGACGCCGACCGCGGTATTGATCACCATCGGCCAGATCGAGCAGATGAAGATCGACCAGATCGCCGCCGGGTCGGCCGACTTGAAGACCAGCAGGCCGATCGGCAGCCAGGCCAGCGGCGACACCGGCTTGAGCAGGCTGATGATGGGACCGAACATGCTGGCCGCAAAACGCACCCGGCCGATGACGAAGCCCAGCGGAATGCCGATCAATGCGGCCAGGCCGAAACCGAGCGCCACCCGTTTCAGCGAGGCCAGCACGTTCCAGCCGATACCCTGGTCATTCGGGGTATTGCGGTAGAACGGATCGGCGAACAGCACCAGCGCTTCCCTGAAGGTCGCCAGCGGCGACGGGAAGGCGCTGTTGCGGGCGGCAATGATTTGCCAGGCCAGCACCACCAGGGCGATGCCGGCCAGCGGCGGCAGGACCAGTTTCACCGCCGCGGAGAACGACCGGCCCGGCAGCGGGCGGCGCGCTGCCGGGGACGCCGGCCGCGGCGCCGCAGTGGACGCTGGAAGGGGCCGGGCCGGCTGCCCTGCGTTCATGGCGAGGATATCGGCTGCGGTGACCGCAGGCGGCAGTTCCTGCGCTTCGGATTTCAGCATGGCGCTCATGGTGTTTCCGTCTCTGGCGGGATCATGGTCAGACCTTGATCTTGAACGAGGCGGCGTAGGCTTTCGGGTTCCTGCCGTCCCAGACGGAGCCGTCCATCAGTTTCGAGCTGCGCAAGGGACTTTTCGGCACCGGCGTGCGCGTCATGGTGGCGGCTTCCTTGTACAGCTCGACCTGGTTGACCGCCGTGGCCACGGCCAGGTAGTCCGGATCGTCCTTCAGCAGGCCCCAGCGGCGGTGCTGGGTCATGAACCACATGCCGTCCGACAGCCAGGGGAAGTTGACGGCGCCCTCGTTGTAGAACTTCATGTGGTTCTGGTCGTCCCAGGTCCGGCCCAGGCCGTTCTGGTAGCGGCCCATGATGCGCTGGTCGATCGCGTCCTTGCTGGTGTTGACATAGGACTTGGCGGCGATGACCTCGGCCATCTTGTTCTTGTTGGCCAGCGAAGCGTCGATCCATTTGCCGGCTTCGAGGATGGCGGCCATCATGGCGCGGCAGGTATTCGGATTTTTTCTGGCGAAGTCCAGCGTGCAGCCCAGCACTTTCTCGGGATGGTCGCGCCAGATGTCCTGGGTGGTGGCGGCCGTGATGCCGATGCCGTCCATGATGGCGCGGTGCCCCCAGGGCTCGCCCACGCAGAAGCCATCCATGTTCCCGACCCGCATATTGGCGACCATCTGCGGCGGCGGCACCGTAATGACCTTGGCGTCCTTCATCGGATCGATGCCGTTGGCCGCCAGCCAGTAGTACAGCCACATCGCATGGGTGCCGGTCGGGAAGGTCTGGGCGAAGGTGTAGTCGCGTTTGTCCGTCCGCATCAGCTTCGCCAGCGAGGCGCCGTCGGTCGCGCCCTTGTCGGCCAGCGCCTTCGACAGCGTGATGGCCTGGCCGTTGTTGTTCAGGCCCATCAGCACCGCCATGGCCTTCGCCTGGCCGCCGATCCCCATCTGGACGCCGTAGAGCAGGCCGTACAGCACGTGGGCGGCATCCAGGTCGCCGTTGGACAGCTTGTCGCGCACGCCGGCCCAGGAGGCTTCCTTGCTGAGCACGAACTTGACGCCGTATTTTTTATCGAGGCCCAGGACCGAGGCCATCACGACCGACGCGCAGTCGGTCAGCGGGATGAAGCCGATCCTGATTTCCTCTTTTTCCGGCTTGTCCGAGCCCGCTGCCCACACGCCGCCGCTTGCCAGACCCAACAGGCTTCCTCCCACCAGCAGGCCTGCGCCATGCATGAGGTTCCTGCGCGTGGTATTCACCTCGTCGGCGCCCGCTGGCACGGTGTTCTTCTCTTGAAGCTTCTGATTTTCCATCGCAAATCCCACATGTAGTCACGGCAAAAAAAAACGTCCACCCCAACACGAACGGATTCATGTTTCGGTAGACGTCGTTGTCCTGTGGACCTGCCGCCATTGGCAGGACACACGTGCGCTTCATTGCGCTCGTGGTCAATATGCAATGTTCGTGCCACTGCGCTTCATACAGGAGAGCGGCATGCGGCCACCGGGCCGGCGCACCGCGCGCTTGCGCCGACGCCGCACCAGGATTGCGCAGCGCATCATTTTGGACGGGAGCTTTCCGCTTCCACCTGGGTCAAACCGCATGCACCCGTAGCGCTCCACCTTCACCGAAGGAGACTGCCATGCGTACCCTGCTCTGCCTCGTCTTCGCCTGCACCCAGGCTGCCGCTGTCGCCGCCGCACCGATCGACCAAGGAGAGGCCGAAGACCTGAAACACGATATCGCCGGCGAGTACCGGCTCGAGACGGGACGCAGCGTGCGCCTGTCGGTTCTCGATGGGACACTGTATATCGACCTTGACAATGCCGGGCGCAAGGCACTGCATCCGGTTGCGCCGAACCTGCTCGCCTCGCGCGACGGGTCCCTGACGGTGGAATACCTGCCGGCGGGTTCGGTCGAGCGCATCCGGATCCGGCACGAACGTTTCCCCGCCGGGCAACGGCTCGGTATGCTTCGCACCGCCGGACGCTAGCCCTGCGGCGGGCATCCGCCGGCAGCCACGGCGGGCGCTCAGGCGTCCTCATGGAGGGCCATGCGGCTGCGGGCGCAGTTCTTGAGCGGAACTGTTCTGTTTTCGCGTGCCGCCCTTACGCGCCTTATTGCATAATCCGGATACGTGCGCGGCTCCGCCGTGCCCTCGCTTTCCAACGCACTGACGAAGCCACATGACCCGGTTCCCACGCCTACGAGGCCAAACGATGCGTCCGAGATGACCGATCGCCACCCTTCCGCGCCCTCCGCAGCGCCGCCTCCGAAGCCCGGTCCGTATCCGCCGGCCAGCCTCAGCGCCCTCGTGGTGTTGCTGATCCTGACCCTGGTCCTCGGCACCGCGGCCATGCTCAAGGTCAGCTACGAGGACACGATGCGCCAGCAGAAAACCACGCTGCGCAACCTGGCGATCGCGTTTGCCGCGCAGACCGAAGTCGTCGCCCAGGCCGTCGACGAGACCATTCGCCAGGTCCAGCGCAGCTATGCGTCGGCATCGGGCCAGGCGCCGGTGCGGCTCGACTATTTCGACGGCCAGGGCGTCGCGCGCGAATACCTGCTGGGACTGTACGTCTTCGACCTGAACGGACGGCCGCTGGCAAGCGCCACGCCGGCCGGTGCCGCTGTGCGCGCACCCGCGCCGGCCGCTCCTGTCGCCGCGGTCCTGCGCGACGATGCGATGCACGTCGCCATCACCTCGGTCGACAAAGCGACCGGCCGCGGCGTGATCAACGTCGCCGGGCCGCTCCGCGACGCGGCCGGGCGGCCCGCCGGTTCGGTGCTGGCGCAGGTCGATTCGGAGCGCTTCGAGGACATCTACAGCCTGGTGGAACTGGGCAAAGGCGGCTCGGTGACCCTGTTGCACCGGGATGGGACGATGCTGGTGCGCGGTCCGACCCTGCCGTCCAACATCGGGCGCTCGTTCATCGATACCCCCCTGTTCCAGCAGCAGCTGCCGGCCAGCCCGCGCGGCGCGTTCGAGGCGGCGAGCCCGGTCGACGGCCTGCACCGCATCTACGGTTACGACGCCGTCAGGAATCATCCGCTCGTGATCATCACCGGCATGAACAAGTCGGTCGCGCTGGCGTCCTGGTACGGCCGGCTGTGGACGGCCGTGTCGCTGGTGGCGCTGATCTGCCTGACCCTCGTGTTCCTGGCCTGGCGCGTGGCGCGCGATACGCGGCAACAGCATGCGCTGATCGCCCGGCTGGAGGCGAGCGAGGCGCGCGCCGGCCGCAGCGCCGGTTACCTGGCGGCGATCTTGAATGCCGTGCGCACGCCGATCTGGGTGCTCGACAGCGCGCGCCGGCTGGTGATGTGGAACGATGCCTTCACCCGCTTCGTCGGGCGCGCGCCGGCGGAGATGGCCGGGCATCTCGAAGGGCAGGTGCTCGACCCGGGCGGCGCGGCCGAGCGCGAGCGGCGCTACGCGCTGGTGATGGGTAGCGGTCGTACCGACGAGGCGCTCGCCACGGTCAGGGACGGCAGCGGCGACGCGCGCAGCGTGATCCAGCAGACCGCGCAGCTGCTGGACGCGTCCGGACAGGTGCAGCTCGTCAACTTGCTGACCGACATCACCGAACGCGAACGGGCCGAGGCCCACCTGGCCTACCTGGCGAACTTCGACGCACTGACCGGGCTGCCGAACCAGAACCATTTCCGCCACCTGCTCGGGGGCGAACTGGCCGATGCCGCCGCCAAGGGCACCCTGCTCGGCACCCTGGTGGTATCGCTGGCGCGCCTGCACGAGATCAGCGACCTGCTCGGCCACGAAGCGGGCGAGGCCGCCCTGCGCGAGGTCGGCGCCCTGTTCCAGTCCCAGCTGCCGCGCGCGGCCGGCGTGGCGCGCATCAAGGGCAACGAGTTCGCCGTGGTCGTGCATGCTCACCACGGACGCGGCGAACTGGAGGAATTCGCGCAAGCGCTGCACCGCCGGCTCTCGAGCGCGCTTACCGTCAACGGCCGCGAGTTTTTCCTCGGCCCGCGCTTCGGCGTCTCGGTCTTCCCCGAAGACGGGCAGACGGCGGACGAATTGTTCCGGCGCGCCGAGAGCGCACGCAACCGCATCGACCTCGAGGGCGACGCCATCCATTTCTTCTCCGAGAGCGCACAGATCGACCTCGACGAGCGCCTGACCGTCGAGGCCCAGCTGCGGCGCGCCCTCGAGCGCGGCGAATTGCGCATGGTGTACCAGCCGAAGGTGGCGCTGGCGTCCGGGCGCATCGTCGGCTTCGAGGCGCTGCTGCGCTGGCAGAACGCGGAACTGGGCGAGGTGTCGCCGGTGCGCTTCATTCCGCTCGCCGAACGCACCGGACTGATCGTGCCGATCGGGGCCTGGGTACTGCACGAGACCTGCCGCCAGCTGGCGCGCTGGAACGCGGGCGGTGCGCGGCTGAGAGTGGCGGTGAATTTATCGCCGCGCCAGTTCGACCAGAAGGACCTGGTGCCGATGATGCAGCGCTGCATTGAGGAGACCGGCGTCGATGCCGGCTGCCTGGAGTTTGAAATTACGGAAACGGCCCTGATGAGCCGCGAGGTGGAAGTGGACGCCCTGCTGCACGCGATCCGCGCGCTCGGCGTCGAGCTGTCGATCGACGATTTCGGGACCGGCTACTCGAGCCTGGCGGCCTTGAAGCGCTTCCCGGTGCAGCGCCTGAAGATCGACCGCGCCTTCATCCGCGACCTCGGCCGCGACGAGGACAGCGCCGCCATCGTGCGCTCGATCGTCAACCTGGCGCGCAACCTGAAACTGGCAGTGGTGGCCGAAGGCGTCGAGACCGAGGAGCAGCTGGCGATCCTGCGCGGCCTCGCCTGCGACGATTACCAGGGCTTCCTGTTCAGCCGCCCGGTCGAGGCCGACGTGGTGCCGGCGCTGATCGAAGCGAACCGCGCGGTGCTCGCCTGAGCTCCGGCGAGCACGCCCTGCTTGCTTAGAACTCTTCCCAGCCGTCGGCCGCGGTCGTTGCGGCCGCTTCCTTTTGCAGCGGACGCGGCTGCGCGCGAACGGTGGGCGCGGCCGGTTTCGCGAGCTGGGCGCGGGCCGGCGCCTTCGGGGCCGCCGCACGCGCCGGCGCCGCTGCCGGTGCCGCTGCGGGCGCGGTCATGCTGCCTCCGATCCGGAACGCGCCCACCGTGCGCGCCAGCGCAGCCGCTTCGTGCTGCAGCGACTGCGCCGCCGCCGAGGCCTGCTCGACCAGGGCCGCATTCTGCTGGGTGGTCTGGTCCATCTGGACGATCGCTTCGTTGACCTGGGTGATGCCGGCCGTCTGTTCCTGGCTGGCGGCGCTGATCTCGGCCATGATGTCGGTGACGCGGCTGACGCTGGCGACGATTTCCTTCATCGTCGCGCCGGCCTGGTCGACCAGCGCCGAGCCATGCTGCACCTTGCCGACCGAATCGTCGATCAGGCTCTTGATCTCTTTCGCCGCCGCCGCGCTGCGCTGGGCCAGGTTGCGCACTTCGCCCGCCACGACCGCGAAGCCGCGGCCCTGTTCGCCGGCACGTGCGGCTTCGACGGCGGCGTTCAGCGCCAGGATATTCGTCTGGAAGGCGATGCCGTCGATGACGGCGATGATGTCGACGATCTTGCCGGCCGAGGCGTTGATGCCGCCCATGGTCTCGACCACCTGCGCCACGACTTCACCGCCCTTGCCGGCGATCGCCGATGCCGAGCCGGCCAGCGCGTTCGCCTGGCGCGCATTGTCGGCGTTCTGCCTGACCGTCGAGGTCAGCTCTTCCATCGAGGACGCGGTTTCTTCGAGTGAACCGGCCTGCTGCTCGGTACGCGAAGACAGGTCCAGGTTGCCGTCGGCGATCTCGCTCGATGCGGTGGAAATCGTGTCGGTGCCGGCGCGGACCCGGGTGACGATGTCGACCAGCGACCCGTTCATGTCGCGCAGGGCGGCCATCAGGCGGCCGGTTTCGTCATTAGCGCGCACTTCGATGCGCTGGGTCAGGTCGCCCTGGGCCACGGCGCCGGCAATCTTCACTGCCTCTTCCAGCGGACGCACGATGGCGCGCACCAGCAGCCAGCCCAGCCAGGCGGCCATCGCCAGGCCGAACACGAGGCCGGCGAAGCAGACCAGGCGCACCAGCTCCACGACTTCCTGCGAGCGCTTGAAATCCGCGGCGGCGACGTCGGTCTGGATCTTGACCAGGCCGGCCAGATGCTTGCCCATCGGGATGGCCAGGCTGTGCATCGGTCCATTCATGCGGGCGGTGGCGCGGTCGACGTCGCCTTCCTTCAGGGCGGCAACGATCGGCTTCATGGCCTGCTCGAGGAAGCGCGCGCGCGATTCCGCAAATTGTTCGCTCAGCTTCTTCTCGTCGTCGTCCATTTTGGTGAGGGCGTAGGCTTGCCAGGACTTGTCCGCCGCGGCCGTGTTCGCCTCGACCTGCTCCAGGATCGGTGCCGCCGGCGCCCCGGTCGAGATCGCCTTGGCGACCAGGATCTGGTTCAGCATGATCGAGCGCTCCACGTCTTCGAGCTGCGACAGCGCGACCAGGCGGTCGTCGTACATGCTCTTCATGGCGTCGTTCGACTTTTCCAGGTTCAGGATGCCGACGGCAAAACCGGCAATGAGTTCGATCGCGAGGAAGCCGATCACGAAGATCAGGCGGGTCCTGATGGTGAGGTTCTTGAACATGATTCGCTTGCAGTAAGTTGTCGTAGGAGGGCACGCGGCCCTGGTAATTGAATTATAGAAACTTCCGAATCTCTCAGGAAAGAGTATCCATTTTCCGTACGTGATTCCCCGTATTCGTCGTCTGAGGACAACGAAACGATAACAAGCCGGCATGCGCCCTGAACAAAACGGCAAGCCTGTCCGCCTGCGGCGTCGTGCGTTTGCCTATAAAATGCTGTGAATAAATTTCTATCGCGCCCCGCGCATAAAGGCCGTCCATGACTTTGCCCCTGATCCTGAACCTCGTCGTCGCCCTGCTGGTCTGCGCCCTGCTCTACCGCATGCAAACGAGCCACGCCTCGTTCACCAAGCGTGTGTTCACCGGCCTGGGCCTGGGCGTGCTGCTGGGCGCAGCGCTGCAGGCGGTGTATGGCGCCGGCTCACCCGTCATCAACGCCACCAACGCCTGGCTCGACGTGCTGGGCAGCGGCTACGTGAAGCTGTTGCAGATGATCGTGATTCCGCTGATCATGGTCTCGATCATCGGCGCCATCCTCAAATTGCGCGACGCGGCCTCGCTCGGCAAGATCAGCGCGCTGACGATCGGCATCCTGATCGCCACCACGGCGGTCGCCGCCATGATCGGCATCCTGATGGCGAAGCTGTTCGGCCTGACTGCCGTGGGATTGACGGCCTCGGCGGCGGAGGTGGCGCGCGGCGAATACCTGCAAGGCTCGCTGTCGACCGCCCAGGACATCTCGCTGCCGAAGATGCTGCTGTCCTTCATTCCGGACAATCCCTTCCTCGACATGACGGGCGCGCGCAAGACCTCGACCATCGCGGTCGTGTTCTTCTCCGTGTTCGTCGGTATCGCCGCGACCGGCATCGCGCAGAAGAAGCCGAACGAGTTCGCTTCCTTCAGCCACTTCGTGCACGTCGCCCACACCATCGTGATGCGCATGGTCACCCTGGTGCTGCGCCTGACGCCCTACGGCGTGTTCGCGCTGATGACGAAAGTCGTGGCCGGCTCCAGCCTGCAGGACATCCTCAACCTGCTCGGTTTCGTGCTCGCTTCCTACAGCGCCCTGATCCTGATGTTCTGCGTGCACCTGCTGCTGGTTGCCCTGTCGGGCCTGAATCCGGCACGCTACCTGAAGAAGATTTTCCCGGTGCTGGCCTTCGCCTTCACCTCGCGTACCAGCGCCGGTTCGATTCCGATGAGCGTGGCGACCCAGACCACGCGCCTGGGCACGCCGGAAGGCATCGCCAACTTCGCCGCCTCCTTCGGCGCCACCATCGGCCAGAACGGCTGCGCCGGCATCTATCCGGCCATGCTGGCGGTGATGATCGCGCCGACGGTCGGCATCGACCCATGGACCGCAAGCTTCATCCTGCCGCTGCTGGCCATCGTCGTGTTCGGCTCCATCGGCGTGGCCGGGGTCGGCGGCGGCGCCACCTTCGCGGCCCTGATCGTGCTGTCGGCGCTCGACCTGCCGGTGGCCCTGGCCGGCCTGCTCATTTCGATCGAGCCGCTGATCGACATGGGGCGCACCGCACTCAACGTGAGCGGCTCCATCACGGCCGGCACCCTGACCGCGCGGGTACTCGGCGAAACCAATATCGCGGTATTTAATAGCGACGTGGAAACCAATCTGGATAGCGAAGAACAAGCCGCCTGAGGGACAAAAAAAGTTAATAGTTTGCGCACGGAATCGTGCGCGGCCCACTTGCCGAATCTGTCTATGATGATGACATGTCAACATCAACGGCGGGCAGGTAATGGAACAGAAGTGGCCACAGGAAATCTGGCTGATCAGGCATGGGCAAAGCGCGGGCAACGTTGCACGTGACGTCGCCGAAGCCGCTGCCGGGCACGAAATCGACATCGCCGAACGCGACGTAGACGTCCCCCTGTCCGAACTGGGCATCCGCCAGTCCGAGGCCCTCGCCTCCTGGTTCGCAAGCCTGCCGCAGCACGAACGCCCGAACGTCGTCCTGCATTCGCCCTATGTGCGTGCGGCCGAGACCGCCAAGATCCTGATCCGCCGCCTCGAGCGCGAGTCGCTGCTGGCGATTAACGCCGACGAGCGCCTGCGCGAAAAGGAATTCGGCATCCTCGACCGCCTCACCACACACGGCATCGCCCACAAATATCCCGACCTATACGCCCAGCGCCAGCACGTCGGCAAGTTCTATTTCCGGCCGCCCGGCGGCGAAAGCTGGTGCGACGTCATCCTGCGCCTGCGCAGCGTGCTCGACACGCTCAGCCGCGACTGGTGCCACGAGCGCGTCGTGATCGTTGCCCACCAGGTGATCGTCAACTGCTTCCGCTACCTGATCGAGCGCCTCGACGAAGCGAGCATCCTCGCTTTCGACCGGGCCGGCGACGTCCCGAACTGCTCGGTCACCTCGTATTCCTTCGATCCGATCCAGGGCAAGCACGGCCGGCTGGTCGTGCGGCTCGTGAATTTCGTGGCCCCGCTCGAAAACACCGGCACCCCGGTCACGGTCGGCAAAGACGTGCCGACCGCACCGAAGGCCTGAGGCTCCCACCATGAATGCCATTCACGACGCTCCCGCCGTGCACGAGGTCACCACGCAGCTGCTGCGCGACTGGCCGCTGCCGATGCCCGGTGCCGAGGGGGACAAGGAAGAGCGCGGCCATGTGCTGGTGCTTGGCGGCTCGCGCGAAATGCCGGGCGCCGTGATCCTGGCCGCCACCGCCGCGCTGCGCGCCGGGGCCGGCAAGCTGACGGTGGCCACCGGTGCCAGCGTCGCCCAGCTGGTCGCGCTGGCCATGCCGGAAGCGCGCGTGATCGGCCTGGCCGAAACCGAGGCCGGCGGCTTCCTGCCGGAGGCAATCGCCAGACTCGACCCGCTGGCCGACCGCGTCAACGCCATCCTGATCGGACCGGGCATGCAGGACGAAGCAGCCGCCGCCGAACTGGTGCACGGCCTGCTGGAACGGATGCAAGGGAGTGATACGGCCGTGGTGCTCGACGCCTGCGCCATGGGCACGCTGCTGCATGCGCCGGCCGGCTGGGCGCCGGGCGAAGCCTTCCGCTTCCGGCAGCCGGTGATCGTCACGCCGCACTGCGGCGAGATGGCCCACCTGACCGGCATCGAAAAGGACGACATCGTCTCCGGCCCCGATGCGCGGGCGCTGGCATCAAGCGCGGCCTGGAACGCGGTCGTGGCACTCAAGGGAGCGCGCACCGTGATCGCCTCGCCGCAGGGAGAAATGTGGGAACACGAAGGCGGCAATGTGGGCCTGGCCATTTCCGGCTCGGGCGACACGCTGGCCGGCATCATCGCCGGCCTGGCCGCGCGCGGCGCAACGCTGGAACAGGCCGCCTGCTGGGGCGTGGCCCTGCATGCGCGCGCCGGCGAACGCCTGGCCGAGCGCATGGGCGTGCTCGGCTACCTGGCGCGGGAGATCCCGAACGAGATCCCGGCGCTACTCGAATCTGTTGCCGGCCGCGAGGCGGGCAAGTCAAAGGAGCCCTGAACAAAGAGGGCTTCTGCAAAGGCCATCCGGCTGAACGCCGGGGGACCGGATGGACGGGAAACCGTTTGACCGGTATCAAACTCCGCAAGCAGTATCGCGGAACAAAGCAAGAAGGTCACGTTTCGACGAACTGTCGGTAGTCACGACAGTCTAAATTTTTCAGTCGAATTCGTGCACTGAATTGGGGCCGCGTGTTGCGTCGGTTCCCTGGTGGCTCGGCCAATGAACACAAGGGTGCATCGATGGCGATGTTTCCGACAGAGGTTCATGGTCGAGCCGAACTAGCGTCGTTGATCTCCACCGCCTCACCTGGAGACTTCGGCACAAGATAGACGTGAACGAGGAGTGTACACAATGAACGCAATGACCAAAGCACCAAAAATCCTGTTGACCGCAGCCCTGCTGGCATCGATGCTCGGTGCCTGCAAGAAGCACGACACCGCTGGCACCGCCGGCAGTGGCGACACCTCGGCAACCTCGCCGAGCTCGACGTCGGGCACGAGCGGCACCACCGGCACCACCGGCAGCACCGGCACCACGGGTGATACCGGTACCGGCGCAACCGGCACTGGCGCTACCGGCACCGGCGCAGCAGGCACCACCACGACGACGACGACCACGGGTACCGGCACCACCGGCACCATGACCGACCAGTCTGGCGCCGGCGCAACCGGCACCACGGGCACGGGCGCAACCGGCACGACCGGCACCTCGGGCACCAGCGGCACGTCGGGCACCACGGGCACCACCACCTCGGGCGGCACCACCGGCAACACCGACTCGTCGGGCACCGGCACCACCGGCACCGGCACCACGGGTACCGGCCGCTAATCGGCTTCTCCGCCCACAAACCGGAGCCCCACAACGCGGGCTCCGCGTTTGCGCCTGGCCGGCGGCTTTCTGCCGGCGTTTTTCTGCCGGCGTTCCGCAACAACGCCAGCTTTCGGGCCGGTCCTGCTTCGCCCTTCCGTTTCGCCTTTCGATTTCCCCACGTTGCGCCTTCGCTCTTGTGGTGGCCGTTCGCGCCACGGCCGCGCACCCTGTCGTTGCGCCGCCACCCTTTCCTTCCCTTCCTGCCGCCTGCGCCGCCTTTGCTGTGTCGCTCTGTCAAACAGCGCACAGTGAATCGCACACGGCCCATGACACAATCAAACCCAGTCCCCCGCGCCGCCTGCCTTGACGCATGCGGCAGCGGCAAGCCATCGAACAAGGAGTCCCACCATGCGCACCATGAATACCCTGCCGAAGATCGTACTGACCGCTGCCTTCCTCGCCGCCACGCTCGGCGCCTGCACCAAGAAGGACTCCGGCCTCGGCGGCAACGGCGACGCCGCCCACGTGACGAGCCGGACCGAAGGCTCGGGCACCGGCGCGGCCGCCGGCGTCAGCGGCGCCACCGGCAATTCCGGCAACGCCGGCCTGTCGTCCACCGAGTACAACACGAACAACACGCCGCGCACCGTCGGCAACGGCGAGAGTACGAAGGAAACCAGCCTCGGCGCCAGCGGCGGCGCCAGCGGGGTCGACGGCGTCAAGCCGATCGACGGCAGCGGCAACACGACCGGCGGCGCCAATCCGGGCGGCTCGCCGATGCAGGCGGCACCGGCCGCGGGAACGCATACGGCCGGCCACACCGGCAATACCACCGGCACCGGGCCGGCGTCCACCAAGCCGGGCGCGGGCCAGTGACCGGCAAGCACACGATGCCATTAAAAGAAAAGCCTGCTTGCGCAGGCTTTTCTTTTTCCGTCAGGCCGAGTCCCGGAGCGGGAACCGGATCGGCCTTCAGACCCCTTCGGTCACCTTGGCAACCGGCGCCTTCGCCAGCGGCACCGTGGCCGGGTGGCCGCGGCCGGTGGCCTTGTGCACGCCGCGCATGATGACGCGGAAGATCAGGCGCACGAATACCAGGGTCAGCACCGCTTCCACCAGGGTCGCCAGGAAGGCCGGCAGCGCGTGCCAGCGCTCGGCCCGGCGATGGAACTTGGCCACCATTCGGTCGCGCGCGATCTCGATGCTGTCGTAGAAGGTCGGCACGACCAGCAGCGTCAGGAAGGTCGAGGTGATCGTGCCGCCGATGATGGCGACGGCCAGCGGCTGGTAGAACTTGCCGTCCGGGCCGAGGGCCAGCGCGACCGGCAGCAT encodes:
- a CDS encoding L-cystine transporter, which produces MTLPLILNLVVALLVCALLYRMQTSHASFTKRVFTGLGLGVLLGAALQAVYGAGSPVINATNAWLDVLGSGYVKLLQMIVIPLIMVSIIGAILKLRDAASLGKISALTIGILIATTAVAAMIGILMAKLFGLTAVGLTASAAEVARGEYLQGSLSTAQDISLPKMLLSFIPDNPFLDMTGARKTSTIAVVFFSVFVGIAATGIAQKKPNEFASFSHFVHVAHTIVMRMVTLVLRLTPYGVFALMTKVVAGSSLQDILNLLGFVLASYSALILMFCVHLLLVALSGLNPARYLKKIFPVLAFAFTSRTSAGSIPMSVATQTTRLGTPEGIANFAASFGATIGQNGCAGIYPAMLAVMIAPTVGIDPWTASFILPLLAIVVFGSIGVAGVGGGATFAALIVLSALDLPVALAGLLISIEPLIDMGRTALNVSGSITAGTLTARVLGETNIAVFNSDVETNLDSEEQAA
- a CDS encoding NAD(P)H-hydrate dehydratase translates to MNAIHDAPAVHEVTTQLLRDWPLPMPGAEGDKEERGHVLVLGGSREMPGAVILAATAALRAGAGKLTVATGASVAQLVALAMPEARVIGLAETEAGGFLPEAIARLDPLADRVNAILIGPGMQDEAAAAELVHGLLERMQGSDTAVVLDACAMGTLLHAPAGWAPGEAFRFRQPVIVTPHCGEMAHLTGIEKDDIVSGPDARALASSAAWNAVVALKGARTVIASPQGEMWEHEGGNVGLAISGSGDTLAGIIAGLAARGATLEQAACWGVALHARAGERLAERMGVLGYLAREIPNEIPALLESVAGREAGKSKEP
- a CDS encoding histidine phosphatase family protein, translated to MEQKWPQEIWLIRHGQSAGNVARDVAEAAAGHEIDIAERDVDVPLSELGIRQSEALASWFASLPQHERPNVVLHSPYVRAAETAKILIRRLERESLLAINADERLREKEFGILDRLTTHGIAHKYPDLYAQRQHVGKFYFRPPGGESWCDVILRLRSVLDTLSRDWCHERVVIVAHQVIVNCFRYLIERLDEASILAFDRAGDVPNCSVTSYSFDPIQGKHGRLVVRLVNFVAPLENTGTPVTVGKDVPTAPKA